Proteins found in one Lepeophtheirus salmonis chromosome 9, UVic_Lsal_1.4, whole genome shotgun sequence genomic segment:
- the LOC121124248 gene encoding uncharacterized protein, which yields MVTYFHTFGFIPVFIYLFFNLVYGYNNFDLSNVPLWLVSTIATFFPVCMTTARVSARNRIKIVNLQYKTFKYQAILSFCCYGPSLMAILGIINFYKGYNYDGHIILDNLSFNVNVGFVLFMGFVSIFLSFKPSFNQMSRCIYRFLNPTITKKIINDKIQRESRMITDEMMNEVMANPPEPAFEKPDKVHILPPNKICNIFKNILIVVIIFVPIVTANVIMALTQQSYGYIYFHSNDSYIEALKGIYLNGPQKDVNGRLTFYYATSKDQMSIPDDEYFMDRITQIRRPEWDPSLPSGMLKNSLAIIIIDDSPYRPSSPIPVQTFGSPKMPIILLQTKEGLLLPETPLLMHLTFDPYNVPYPQWSCDVHSSATGTCFKPKINISTRAIVGVQYRKKDCFWGGKPCVGFNNKLEKMDQCEGPEIPLCTKSSFRKQPLRVENTSTFMLEISPRACIPRNNIVQHGDCSIWSKWLKWREDQVLSAIYPGHIKFQRLRYCIGRYNGIPECIFRDNEFIECCQQSKGICDTSPDEILPRCEF from the exons ATGGTGACATATTTCCATACTTTTGGGTTTATAcctgtgtttatttatttgttcttcaACTTGGTTTATGGATACAACAA CTTTGATTTGTCTAATGTACCTCTATGGTTAGTAAGTACTATAGCGACATTTTTCCCAGTTTGCATGACAACAGCAAGAGTCTCTGCCCG AAATCGTATCAAAATTGTAAATCTTCAATATAAGACTTTTAAATATCAAGCCATATTATCATTTTGCTGTTATGGGCCATCATTAATGGCTATTTTGGGAATAATCAACTTTTATAAAGGTTACAATTATGATGGACACATTATTTTAGATAACTTGAGCTTCAATGTAAATGTGGGCTTTGTGCTATTCATGGGATTCGTTTCTATTTTCTTATCCTTCAAACCAAGTTTCAATCAAATGAGTCGTTGTATCTATCGATTCCTCAA tccAACCATCacgaaaaaaatcataaatgacAAGATTCAAAGAGAGTCTCGGATGATAACCGATGAAATGATGAATGAAGTAATGGCTAATCCACCTGAGCCGGCATTTGAAAAGCCAGATAAAGTTCATATATTGCCTCCAAACAAAATAtgcaacattttcaaaaatatcctaATTGTCGTCATCATATTTGTTCCAATAGTCACGGCCAACGTGATCATGGCTCTAACTCAACAGTCATATGGATACATTTACTTTCATTCAAACGATAGTTACATTGAGGCACTTAAG ggtatatatttaaatgggCCTCAGAAAGATGTCAATGGAAGACTCACGTTTTACTATGCTACCAGTAAAGATCAAATGAGTATTCCAGATGAtgagtattttat GGATAGAATCACTCAAATTAGAAGACCTGAATGGGACCCATCCTTGCCCTCTGGAATGTTAAAGAATTCGTTAGCGatcataattattgatgatTCTCCTTATAGGCCATCATCCCCCATTCCAGTACA GACATTTGGATCACCTAAAATGCCAATAATTCTTCTCCAAACCAAGGAAGGCCTTCTTCTTCCAGAGACTCCTTTATTAATGCATTTAACATTTGATCCTTATAACGTCCCATATCCTCAATGGTCTTGTGACGTCCATTCATCCGCCACTGGTACTTgttttaaaccaaaaattaatataagtacaAGAGCCATTGTTGGAGTTCAGTACCGAAAGAAAGACTGTTTTTGGGGAGGGAAACCCTGCGTAgggtttaataataaattggaaaagATGGATCAGTGTGAAGGACCAGAGATACCTCTTTGTACAAAGAGTAGCTTTAGAAAACAGCCACTTCGGGTAGAAAATACGTCAAC GTTTATGTTAGAAATAAGCCCCAGGGCTTGTATCCCACGAAATAATATAGTGCAACATGGAGATTGCTCGATTTGGTCAAAATGGCTTAAATGGAGAGAGGATCAGGTTCTAAGTGCCATTTATCCTGGACATATAAAGTTCCAAAGATTAAG ATACTGTATTGGACGATATAATGGAATACCCGAATGTATTTTCCGTGATAATGAATTTATTGAGTGCTGCCAACAATCAAAAGGTATATGTGATACATCTCCAGATGAAATACTTCCACGCTGTGAATtctaa